The proteins below come from a single Tissierella sp. MB52-C2 genomic window:
- the sucC gene encoding ADP-forming succinate--CoA ligase subunit beta gives MNIHEYQAKELLRSYGIPVPNGEVIHNPEEAEKASWRIGTDIAVVKAQIHAGGRGKAGGVKIAKSIDEVKEYSKKLLGKKLVTHQTGEEGKEVKAVLIEEGCEIHKEYYLGFVLDRDKSSITIIASEEGGTEIEEVALKSPDKIYKETIDYLIGLTEFQARRICFNINLPLEIINDSVKFMMNLYQLFVEKDCTQVEINPLVLTKERKLIALDAKINFDENGLFRNKDISNYRDLSEEDEKEIEASKHGLSYISLDGNIGCVVNGAGLAMATMDLIKFYGGEPANFLDVGGGATEENVTNAFKIILLDHRVKGIFVNIFGGIMKCDVMAKGIVNAAKELQLDIPIVIRLEGTNADLGMEIIKSSSFNIFAAKDMDEGAKKILELIK, from the coding sequence ATGAATATACATGAGTATCAAGCTAAAGAGTTATTAAGGAGCTATGGGATTCCAGTTCCTAATGGAGAAGTTATACATAATCCAGAAGAGGCAGAAAAAGCTTCTTGGAGAATAGGGACTGATATAGCAGTTGTAAAGGCACAGATTCATGCCGGTGGAAGAGGAAAGGCTGGAGGCGTTAAAATAGCTAAATCAATAGATGAAGTTAAAGAGTATTCTAAAAAATTGCTAGGTAAAAAATTAGTCACACATCAGACAGGAGAAGAAGGAAAGGAAGTAAAAGCTGTTCTAATAGAAGAAGGATGTGAAATTCATAAGGAATACTATTTAGGATTTGTATTAGATAGGGATAAGTCAAGTATAACTATTATCGCCTCTGAAGAAGGGGGAACTGAAATTGAAGAAGTGGCATTAAAAAGTCCCGATAAAATTTATAAAGAGACTATAGACTATTTAATAGGGCTAACAGAATTTCAAGCTAGAAGAATATGTTTTAACATTAATCTACCTTTAGAAATAATAAATGATTCAGTAAAATTTATGATGAATTTATACCAACTATTCGTGGAGAAAGACTGTACCCAAGTTGAAATAAATCCATTGGTATTAACAAAGGAAAGAAAATTAATTGCCTTGGATGCAAAAATAAACTTTGATGAAAATGGCTTATTTAGGAATAAAGATATATCTAATTATAGAGATTTAAGTGAAGAAGATGAAAAAGAAATAGAGGCATCAAAACATGGATTATCTTATATATCTTTAGATGGAAATATTGGATGTGTGGTAAATGGTGCAGGTTTAGCCATGGCTACCATGGATCTAATAAAATTTTACGGTGGAGAACCAGCTAATTTTTTAGATGTGGGAGGAGGAGCGACGGAAGAAAATGTCACCAATGCATTTAAAATAATATTATTAGACCATAGAGTTAAAGGGATTTTTGTCAATATATTTGGTGGAATAATGAAATGTGACGTTATGGCCAAAGGAATTGTCAATGCAGCTAAAGAGTTACAACTAGATATTCCCATAGTAATTAGATTAGAGGGAACTAATGCAGATTTAGGCATGGAGATAATAAAGAGTTCTAGTTTTAATATATTTGCAGCGAAAGATATGGATGAAGGTGCTAAGAAAATATTAGAATTGATCAAATAG
- the sucD gene encoding succinate--CoA ligase subunit alpha codes for MSIWVDKSTKLMVQGITGNTAAYHTKLMLEYGTNIVAGITPGKANTKVEGIPVFNTVKEAVANTGGNVSIIYVPAKFAADAILEAVDAELDMVICITEHIPIKDMLMVKRYMEGKKTRLIGPNCPGIITAGECKIGIMPGYIHKKGRIGVVSRSGTLTYEAVHQLSQKGIGQSTAVGIGGDPIKGIDFIHVLEAFNEDEDTDAVIMIGEIGGNSEEKAALWIKENMKKPVVGFISGKTAPKGKRMGHAGAIISSGEGTADGKIGAMKNAGIYMSDTPSNIANTLIEALKENKLWRSEYED; via the coding sequence ATGAGTATATGGGTTGATAAATCTACAAAACTAATGGTACAAGGAATAACTGGGAATACGGCTGCATATCATACAAAATTAATGCTTGAATACGGAACCAATATAGTTGCAGGGATAACACCGGGAAAGGCAAATACTAAAGTTGAAGGCATACCAGTATTTAACACTGTGAAAGAAGCTGTGGCTAACACTGGAGGAAATGTTTCCATAATATATGTTCCAGCAAAGTTTGCAGCAGATGCCATATTGGAAGCTGTAGATGCAGAATTGGATATGGTTATTTGTATTACTGAACATATACCCATAAAGGATATGTTGATGGTAAAAAGATATATGGAAGGTAAAAAAACTAGATTAATTGGTCCCAACTGCCCAGGTATTATTACTGCCGGAGAATGTAAAATAGGCATTATGCCTGGATATATACACAAAAAAGGAAGAATCGGAGTTGTATCACGTTCTGGAACTTTAACATATGAAGCAGTACATCAACTATCTCAAAAAGGGATAGGTCAGTCAACGGCTGTAGGAATAGGAGGAGATCCTATAAAAGGTATTGATTTTATCCATGTATTGGAGGCATTTAATGAAGATGAAGATACAGATGCAGTAATTATGATTGGAGAAATAGGAGGAAATTCGGAAGAAAAAGCTGCTTTATGGATTAAAGAAAATATGAAGAAGCCAGTAGTGGGTTTTATTAGTGGAAAGACAGCACCAAAGGGAAAGAGAATGGGCCATGCAGGGGCGATTATATCATCAGGAGAAGGAACAGCAGATGGAAAGATAGGAGCAATGAAAAACGCTGGGATATATATGTCAGATACTCCTAGTAATATAGCTAACACGCTAATAGAAGCGTTAAAAGAGAATAAGTTGTGGAGAAGCGAGTATGAGGATTAA
- a CDS encoding YitT family protein, which yields MRINFKRFIMINLGIIIMALGLYYFLLPENLAVGGAIGIAMVINNIFKFMPIGIIMVIVNIFLFILAFLVIGRDFGGYTIYSSFLLSAIIYLLEIITPLKAPITEDLLINLIYGIIIQGIGMAIIFSQNASTGGTDIIAKIINKFTHLDIGKALLLSDFAIILMATFTFGIKLGLYALLGLIINAYVIDNIIARFNEKLNIIIISDKSREINDYIINEIQRGTTIYTANGGFSRSEKTIISTVVGKGQYIRIKSYAQSIDSGVFITMGLVNEVLGEGFNLK from the coding sequence ATGAGGATTAATTTCAAAAGATTCATAATGATTAATTTAGGTATAATCATTATGGCTTTAGGATTGTATTATTTTTTACTGCCGGAAAATCTAGCTGTAGGTGGTGCAATAGGTATTGCCATGGTAATAAATAATATTTTCAAGTTTATGCCAATAGGTATAATAATGGTAATTGTGAACATCTTTCTTTTTATACTAGCTTTTTTAGTAATTGGAAGGGATTTTGGAGGATATACTATATACTCAAGTTTCTTATTATCAGCTATTATATATCTATTGGAAATAATTACCCCATTAAAAGCCCCTATAACAGAGGATTTACTAATAAATTTGATTTATGGGATAATCATACAAGGAATAGGAATGGCTATAATTTTTTCTCAAAATGCCTCTACTGGTGGTACAGATATTATAGCAAAGATAATCAATAAGTTTACTCATTTAGATATTGGGAAGGCTTTACTATTATCGGACTTTGCTATTATTTTAATGGCAACATTTACTTTTGGTATAAAGCTTGGATTATATGCTCTATTGGGACTTATTATAAATGCATATGTAATAGATAATATAATCGCAAGATTTAACGAAAAGTTAAATATCATAATTATTAGTGACAAAAGTAGGGAAATAAATGATTATATAATTAACGAAATACAAAGAGGAACTACAATTTACACTGCCAATGGAGGATTTTCTAGAAGCGAAAAAACAATAATAAGTACAGTTGTTGGTAAAGGACAATATATTAGAATTAAGAGTTATGCTCAGAGCATAGATTCAGGGGTATTTATCACTATGGGATTAGTTAATGAAGTATTAGGGGAAGGTTTTAACTTAAAATAA
- a CDS encoding FUSC family protein, producing MKEDMEKQDKKIKLPGMRVIKTIISVYICFLISFIRNGLPFYSAIAAILCMQNDNANSFEAGKSRMIGTFIGGIYGFIAIVLINFVNIELFNYIHYLILSLFLVPIIYTNVFLKANSSTYISCVVFFSITISHGGDIAPMYFALNRIIDTLIGIVVSLTINLII from the coding sequence ATGAAAGAAGATATGGAAAAACAAGATAAAAAGATAAAACTTCCTGGAATGAGAGTTATTAAAACCATTATATCTGTATATATATGTTTTTTAATAAGTTTTATTAGAAATGGACTCCCTTTTTATTCAGCCATAGCTGCAATACTTTGTATGCAAAATGATAATGCTAATAGCTTTGAGGCTGGAAAAAGCAGGATGATAGGCACTTTTATCGGAGGAATATATGGCTTTATAGCTATAGTATTAATTAATTTTGTTAATATCGAATTATTTAATTATATCCATTATCTAATTTTAAGTTTATTTTTAGTCCCGATTATATATACAAATGTATTTTTGAAAGCTAATAGCTCCACTTATATTAGTTGTGTAGTTTTTTTTAGTATAACTATCTCTCATGGGGGAGATATAGCACCAATGTATTTTGCTTTAAATCGGATAATTGATACATTAATTGGGATAGTAGTTTCACTCACTATAAACTTGATAATATGA